CATTAAGTTTCTCTTCAATGATGTTTTGATTATCATTTGATTTTTGGATAGTTTTTTCATGTAATAAATCCGTTCCAACCAAAAGCGTTGCAGAAATTTCTTCATTTGCATCCACTGTAATTGCCGTTTGTTCTGCTTGGTGTAAATCATTTGCAACAAACGATGGTGTAAGATTTTCTTCAAGAGTATCCACTTCAATTACTGTCTGCTCTGCTTGCTGTATTTCATTTGTGATAATCGGTGATACAAGATTTCCTTCTAAGTTATCTGCTTCACTTGCTGACTGTTCTGCTTGACGTATTTCATTTGTGACAATCGGTGATACTGGTTTTACTTCAAGTGTATCCGCTTCACTTGACTGTTTTTCAGTTGGCATCCGCGTCATTGTTGCAACAGGAGACATTGTAATAACAGGATTATTATTTGATTGTGTCATTTTGGCAAATGGTTCTTGGGATGATGTCTCGATTGAAGATGTAGTAACATGTTCTGACAATGCTCCATCGTCGATTTTGTCATCATCGGAAGTAACCGCTATCTCGTTTTGAATTTTTTCTGTAGTCGCCGGCACTTTCGATTTTAATTGTTGTGAAATTCGCCATTTTTCTTTATCTGTTTTTAACATTAAGACATTAAATGGAATGCGACTTTTTTCTTGCTTTACATATGACTCCTCAACTACCTGCTGTTCATTTTCTTCATTTGACGGCTGAACAACCGTCACTTCCCCAATATGAATTGTGGAATTCTCTATTTGTAATTGTTCCACAACGACTTCTTTTACATGAATTTCGGATTGATCTGCTGATAGCTGTTCAACTGCTAGTTCTTGTTGCACAGCATCTTTAATTTGAGCTTCAAAATTTACAGCAAAAGATGTAGTTTGTGGTATAGGTAGCTCTTTTTCTGCTTTATCTGTCAGTTCGCTTTGCTCTGTAATTGCAACTTCTTCAAATGTAATCGGCTGCTTTGGTATAGCGTCCGTATTTGCTTCAAAAGCTACTTTGCTTGACTCTGTCACTTCAACTTCTTCAAAAATAATTGGTTGCTTCGAAGTAGCTTTGCCATTTGCATCAATGATTGCTTGACTATGCTCTGTCACTTCAACATCCTCAAATCCACTTGAATGCTTTGGAACTTCCTTTAGGCTTGATATTTCAAGCTGTTCATGTAAATCATTTGGCGTAATGGTAGGCTCTTTTTCTTCTAGTATATTTTCAATAGGCTTATTTGTTGTCGCTTCTTTTGCAATCATAGCAATGGAGGGCTTTTCCGCTTCATGTTCTTCCTTGCGTTTATTTAATAATTGCTCGATTGGACTTGGTTTTGCAAAACCATAAACTGGTGAAGGGACATCCGTTGGCACAAAACGTTTTCGATTTTGTGGCGTGCTTTCGACAGTATTTTCCTGTTTCGCTTGCGGTTCTTTTAAAACAGGTGCTGCTTCAATTTGTGCATCACGAAAAACCATACTCGCTTTTGTCGGATATTCTTGCTTAGGTTGAACGCGTGAAATTGTCGTTCTGCCAGTTCGTTTCGAACGATTTTCTAAAAGATCGCGAATTCCAGAAACTTCTATGTCATATACACGGGAATCCACGACTTGATGATTTAAATGTTTTGGTAAGGATAAATCTTCAATTTGGCCATATACATCGTCCATTTGATTAAACATTTCTTTTGATTGTGAAGAAGGTTGCGCTATCTCTGGTTCATCATCAATTAAAGGGAAACGAAAAGCCTTTTGAGTAGGTGCTTGCGTCTCCTTTATCGGCTGTTGGTGCTCTGGTTGCTCCTCATACTCTTCATAATATTCTTCATATTCATAGTCATCTCTATTTAAAATTTTATCTAATTTTCTTTTAAACCAATTCACGTTGTTTCACTCATTTCTCTTACACTTCTTTTATAACATTGTCTAAGACTATTAAAATCAAGTACTAAAACTATATTCAATGTCCACATCAAAAAGCATACCATAAAAATGATATAGAAACTCGTATTTATAGGCTCAATCTAGACAAAAAATCGTTATACCACCAGCTATTGGTAGCATAACGATTTTTGCTTAAAATTTATTCGTTTAACGGCTTGGTGTTTCAAATGCACTACCTACTACAGCATCCTCAGATAAAACTAAAATACCTTTTTCAGATGGTGCATTAGGAATGGCTAATTCACGCGCTGAGCATAACATACCAAAAGAGTCAACACCACGTAAATTACCTTCTTTAATCAGCATACCTGATGGCATAACAGCTCCAATTTTAGCAACGACTACTTTTTGACCAGCATCAACGTTCGGTGCACCACATACAATTTGTAGCGTTTCTTCTCCTACATTGACAGTACAAATACTTAATTTATCAGCATTTGGATGCTTTTCTTTTGTCTCTACATAGCCCACAACAAATTTAGGTGAAAAATCTACATCCAGGCTAATTGTAGCTCCATTGTTCTTAATAGCAGCTTCCAACTGTGCAACAAATTCTGGTGTAATCTCTACATTTCCCTGCGCTTCAACTTGAATATACTTGCTTGCATTAAATAAGTTAAATGCTTTTATTTCCCCTGTTTGTGCTTCTATTAAAATGGCAATATCTCCAGCACGTTCTACCTCTGTTTTCACAATTGCCTCTGTTGCTAATTGTACTAATAGGACATCTCCCACATGTTCTTTGTTGTAAAATACATTCATTGTTTTTCTTGCTCCTTCTTTACTCTGTTTTTTGCTAGTATAAAGATCGGTTCTAGCTCTCCATCTTCATAAATAAATGATAATGACGTAATCGGTACTGTTCCTACCGTAAAGAAATGCATCGTCATCTGTGCTAATACATCATACCCTGTTTCATTGCGAATATCACCTAGTATTAATACATCTTGATGAGGTACAGATACAGTCATATCTCCTTCAATTTTTGAGCGCATATCTTTTAAAAAGCTTTCATTTAAAATACGACTGGCATCATAGCCATCATTGGCATTAACAAAATAAAAGACATTGCCAGCTACTTCGTCTTTCTTATAATTGGTTGGCAATTGTTTAACAGAAAAACGCGCCATTTCTCGGATTTGCTCTACAGTTAATTTTAACGTTTCTAACATGGATTCATCAATAAAGCGATACGTTTTTCCTAAATCGAGCGCATAGAAAATACGTGTTTCGGCAGTATGCTCCGTTGTGATAAAAGCATGCCCTTCTTTCGAAGCTTTCGGATAAGATGTGGCGCGAATAACTGGATAGATGTGCCCAGATTGTTCAAAGCCTTGCTCCTGCTCCTGTTCCATTGCTAAAAAAGTTTGCTCAATCGTATAGACCACTTCTGCAATCGCTGCTTCTTGCTTTTCATTATATTTTGCTAAAATCCCTGGTAAAGAGAGCTCCATCCCTTTGTCTAGTTTTTTATGATTTAAGCGTAATTTATCTTGCTTTTTATCAAATTGAAAATCAAACTTTTGCTCATTTAACTGTTTTTTTAATAGGGACACAAGTTGCTCTGATTTTATTTGTTTCAATTCGCTCACGTCCTTTCTTCATAATGAAACGGCTCACATGGATTTGTGAACCGCTCTTCAAAACGATGCAATTATTTAATCTTAACCGAATGAACGATTTTCGTCATCTCATGAAGATTATTTTCAATATTATTTGCTGTTGAAATAGTCGTCATTTTTACACCACCACTGCTAACAATTAACTCAAATTCATCTTTATTATCTGTTTTAGACACCGCAGAGAAGCCGAAAATACCATCCTTGTCATATGTAGTTTCATTAATGACTTTCTTTGAACGATCTTCTTTTAGCAGATTATAATAAAGCTTACTATCATCTTGTTCACGATCATTGATAAAAAGAATAAAGGAATTCGTTCCTTTTGATATTAAAATATTATAGTCATCTGAACTATCCTCAATTTTGAACTTTGACGGTAAAAAAAGTTGAATTTGACCAATTTTGTCGGTATACGCTTCCGGCTCTTCAGCAAATACCTTTTCCGTCATTTGAAGTCCACTAGCAATTTGTTCATCAACCGATTGATT
This DNA window, taken from Lysinibacillus sp. FSL M8-0337, encodes the following:
- a CDS encoding DNA translocase FtsK codes for the protein MNWFKRKLDKILNRDDYEYEEYYEEYEEQPEHQQPIKETQAPTQKAFRFPLIDDEPEIAQPSSQSKEMFNQMDDVYGQIEDLSLPKHLNHQVVDSRVYDIEVSGIRDLLENRSKRTGRTTISRVQPKQEYPTKASMVFRDAQIEAAPVLKEPQAKQENTVESTPQNRKRFVPTDVPSPVYGFAKPSPIEQLLNKRKEEHEAEKPSIAMIAKEATTNKPIENILEEKEPTITPNDLHEQLEISSLKEVPKHSSGFEDVEVTEHSQAIIDANGKATSKQPIIFEEVEVTESSKVAFEANTDAIPKQPITFEEVAITEQSELTDKAEKELPIPQTTSFAVNFEAQIKDAVQQELAVEQLSADQSEIHVKEVVVEQLQIENSTIHIGEVTVVQPSNEENEQQVVEESYVKQEKSRIPFNVLMLKTDKEKWRISQQLKSKVPATTEKIQNEIAVTSDDDKIDDGALSEHVTTSSIETSSQEPFAKMTQSNNNPVITMSPVATMTRMPTEKQSSEADTLEVKPVSPIVTNEIRQAEQSASEADNLEGNLVSPIITNEIQQAEQTVIEVDTLEENLTPSFVANDLHQAEQTAITVDANEEISATLLVGTDLLHEKTIQKSNDNQNIIEEKLNDTLEILNIEPEKEIKPQKPIHVYQKPTDEFLEPPEEKTQDTEWMEQQGDTLVEALSYFQVSAQIESIMQGPAVTQFEITVSHGTKVSKIRNLADDLKLALAAKDIRIQAPIPGKSSIGIEIPNRVSRAVRLSEVTNSASFLDSDSPLEAALGLDLTGKPVTIDLRKMPHGLIAGATGSGKSVCINSILVSLLYKAAPHELKLMLIDPKMVELAPFNHIPHLVSPVITDVKAATAALKWAVEEMERRYQLFAHAGARDITRYNALADKNNEHSLKLPYILIVIDELADLMMMSPADVEEAICRIAQKARACGIHLIVATQRPSVDVITGLIKSNIPTRIAFAVSSQIDSRTILDGQGAERLLGRGDMLYLGNGMSAPVRLQGTFVTDDEIEAIIDHVREQGEPDYIFDQEELLKKSEVTAEQDDLFEDVCRFVYEAGGASTSLIQRKYHIGYNRAARLIDMLESHGFVSEARGSKPRESYITEQDLIAMFE
- the ytpR gene encoding YtpR family tRNA-binding protein, whose translation is MNVFYNKEHVGDVLLVQLATEAIVKTEVERAGDIAILIEAQTGEIKAFNLFNASKYIQVEAQGNVEITPEFVAQLEAAIKNNGATISLDVDFSPKFVVGYVETKEKHPNADKLSICTVNVGEETLQIVCGAPNVDAGQKVVVAKIGAVMPSGMLIKEGNLRGVDSFGMLCSARELAIPNAPSEKGILVLSEDAVVGSAFETPSR
- a CDS encoding DUF1444 domain-containing protein, translated to MKQIKSEQLVSLLKKQLNEQKFDFQFDKKQDKLRLNHKKLDKGMELSLPGILAKYNEKQEAAIAEVVYTIEQTFLAMEQEQEQGFEQSGHIYPVIRATSYPKASKEGHAFITTEHTAETRIFYALDLGKTYRFIDESMLETLKLTVEQIREMARFSVKQLPTNYKKDEVAGNVFYFVNANDGYDASRILNESFLKDMRSKIEGDMTVSVPHQDVLILGDIRNETGYDVLAQMTMHFFTVGTVPITSLSFIYEDGELEPIFILAKNRVKKEQEKQ